The Blautia hydrogenotrophica DSM 10507 genome window below encodes:
- a CDS encoding septum formation initiator family protein — MAQTARYANRRGVSSRAARTRVYVDGNTVRKIQESPRSRRQLPQQRRRAVSKATRKNRAKAMSMTRGFVVFLTVVLIAILFSCVNYLHTKSQITAQMKSVAALESELTQLKEENDAYYSQVMTSVDLNSIKKIAIGELGMKYPSEDQVITYKTQRSSYVRQYQDVPEAE; from the coding sequence ATGGCTCAGACAGCAAGATATGCCAACAGAAGAGGAGTAAGCAGCAGAGCTGCCAGGACACGTGTCTATGTGGACGGCAATACTGTCAGAAAGATTCAAGAGTCCCCCAGAAGCAGGCGCCAGTTGCCTCAGCAGAGGAGAAGGGCAGTGAGCAAAGCGACCAGAAAAAATAGGGCAAAGGCAATGAGCATGACGAGGGGCTTTGTAGTTTTTCTAACTGTTGTTCTAATTGCGATTCTTTTTAGTTGCGTAAACTATCTACACACAAAGTCGCAGATCACAGCACAAATGAAAAGTGTAGCGGCTTTGGAGTCGGAACTGACTCAGTTAAAGGAGGAAAACGACGCCTATTACAGTCAGGTGATGACTTCTGTGGACTTGAACTCTATCAAAAAAATTGCCATCGGAGAGCTGGGGATGAAATATCCTTCTGAGGATCAGGTGATTACTTATAAGACTCAGAGAAGCAGTTACGTAAGACAGTATCAGGATGTACCGGAAGCAGAGTAG